A stretch of Mucilaginibacter terrae DNA encodes these proteins:
- a CDS encoding nucleoside permease yields MDNKIRIQLSVMMFLQFFIWGAWFVTLGTYLLTGLKTNATEVGVAYLTQSIGAIVAPFIIGLIADKYFPAQKILGVLHVIGAIMLWFCSTAPNFNAFYPYVLIYMIIYMPTLALVNSISFRQMTDPSKQFPPIRFLGTLGWIIAGFTIGWLGWEKNGSLDLTFKTAAAASLLLGLFSFTLPATPPLKKGTQTSVRDILGLDAIGLLKNSSYRVFFLASVAICVPLAFYYNFTNPFLNEVGMNGAAGKQAFGQVSELVFMALMPLFFKRLGVKKMLAVGMLAWVLRYVLFAYGDTGANYWMLIGGIVLHGICYDFFFVTGQIYTDELAGEKFKSAAQGFITLATYGVGMLIGFTISGPIVDAHKTAGSLHDWQQIWLIPAAIAAVVLVMFLLLFKDRNRNVDLQSPAPDKFMPATDAI; encoded by the coding sequence ATGGACAATAAGATCAGAATCCAGCTTTCGGTCATGATGTTTCTCCAGTTTTTCATTTGGGGAGCATGGTTTGTAACCCTTGGTACCTATTTACTTACCGGCCTCAAAACCAATGCTACCGAAGTTGGTGTAGCTTATCTTACCCAATCAATAGGAGCTATTGTTGCGCCGTTTATAATAGGCTTAATTGCCGACAAATATTTTCCGGCCCAAAAAATACTGGGTGTATTGCATGTTATTGGTGCAATAATGCTTTGGTTTTGCTCTACCGCACCCAATTTTAATGCATTCTATCCATATGTTTTGATTTACATGATCATTTACATGCCAACGCTTGCACTGGTTAATTCCATATCGTTTCGGCAAATGACCGATCCGAGCAAGCAGTTCCCTCCCATCAGGTTTTTGGGAACCCTGGGCTGGATCATTGCCGGTTTTACCATTGGCTGGTTAGGCTGGGAAAAAAACGGGTCGCTCGATCTTACTTTTAAAACAGCTGCGGCCGCCTCACTCCTGCTGGGATTGTTCAGCTTTACTTTGCCAGCCACTCCACCGCTAAAAAAAGGCACTCAAACATCGGTAAGAGACATATTAGGACTGGATGCCATTGGGTTATTAAAAAACTCATCGTACCGTGTATTCTTTTTAGCATCGGTAGCTATTTGTGTACCCCTGGCGTTTTATTACAATTTCACTAATCCGTTTTTAAACGAGGTTGGCATGAACGGTGCCGCGGGCAAGCAAGCGTTTGGCCAGGTATCAGAGTTAGTATTTATGGCATTAATGCCATTATTTTTCAAACGCTTGGGCGTTAAAAAAATGCTGGCCGTTGGTATGCTGGCCTGGGTGTTACGATACGTGCTTTTTGCCTACGGTGATACTGGTGCCAACTACTGGATGCTGATAGGCGGTATTGTGCTACACGGCATTTGTTACGACTTCTTTTTTGTAACCGGCCAGATTTATACCGATGAATTAGCCGGCGAAAAATTCAAAAGTGCCGCTCAGGGTTTTATTACCCTGGCTACTTATGGCGTAGGTATGCTCATTGGCTTCACTATATCGGGGCCAATTGTTGATGCCCATAAAACCGCCGGAAGTTTACACGATTGGCAACAAATATGGTTAATACCGGCTGCTATTGCCGCGGTAGTGCTTGTTATGTTCCTGCTGTTGTTTAAAGATCGCAACAGAAACGTAGATCTGCAGTCGCCAGCGCCTGATAAGTTCATGCCTGCAACCGATGCTATTTAA
- a CDS encoding GMC family oxidoreductase, which produces MATNTYDAIVVGSGISGGWAAKELTEKGLKTLLLERGRNIEHIKDYVNANKAPWEFPHRGNPTQQMKNDYPVAKREYVLNETNLDYWVDERESPYIEKQRFDWYRGYHVGGRSLMWGRQSYRWHNMDFEANAKDGIAVDWPIRYADLAPWYSYVERFAGISGNKDGIAILPDGEYMPPMELNIVEKDVAARLKGIYKGSRHMIIGRTANITQPHDNRTNCQYRNKCWLGCPFGAYFSTQSSTLPAAMRTGNLTLRPWSIVTKVIYDKDTKLAKGVEVLDAETNQTYEYYAKVIFLNASTINTAAILMRSATDIWPGGLGSSSDQLGHNIMDHHLNVGASGMVDGYEDKYTYGRRANGIYIPRYRNLNGEKRDYIRGFGYQGSASRERWSRNIPEMALGAKFKDELSEPGSWKMGIGGFGEVLPYHENRMWLDDTKKDKWGLSVPAIDAVVRDNENKMRIDMMNDAAEMLEATGLKNVNPYNDQAVLGRGIHEMGTARMGRDPKSSVLNEWNQVWDAKNVYVTDGAAMTSAACQNPSLTYMALTARAADHAVSELKKMNI; this is translated from the coding sequence ATGGCAACCAATACTTACGATGCAATAGTTGTGGGCTCCGGTATTTCCGGCGGCTGGGCAGCTAAAGAGTTAACCGAAAAAGGGTTAAAAACCTTGCTGCTTGAGCGCGGCCGAAACATTGAACACATTAAAGATTATGTGAACGCTAACAAAGCGCCCTGGGAGTTTCCCCACAGAGGAAATCCTACCCAGCAAATGAAAAACGATTACCCGGTAGCTAAGCGCGAGTATGTGCTCAACGAAACCAATTTAGATTACTGGGTTGATGAACGCGAAAGCCCTTACATCGAAAAACAGCGTTTCGACTGGTATAGAGGCTATCATGTGGGTGGCCGCTCACTTATGTGGGGCCGCCAATCATACCGCTGGCACAATATGGATTTTGAGGCCAATGCAAAAGACGGCATTGCCGTAGATTGGCCCATTCGCTACGCCGACCTTGCGCCTTGGTACAGCTATGTAGAACGCTTTGCAGGCATATCGGGCAATAAAGATGGCATTGCAATTTTACCCGATGGCGAATATATGCCGCCTATGGAACTAAATATTGTTGAAAAGGATGTTGCAGCACGTTTAAAAGGCATCTACAAAGGATCAAGGCACATGATCATAGGTCGTACGGCAAATATTACCCAGCCGCATGATAACCGCACCAATTGCCAGTATCGTAACAAATGCTGGTTAGGCTGCCCTTTCGGGGCTTACTTCAGCACGCAGTCTTCTACCCTGCCGGCCGCTATGCGCACGGGCAATTTAACCTTGCGCCCCTGGAGCATAGTTACCAAAGTTATATACGATAAAGACACCAAACTGGCCAAGGGCGTTGAGGTGCTTGATGCCGAAACCAATCAAACCTATGAGTATTATGCCAAGGTGATCTTCCTCAACGCATCAACCATTAATACAGCAGCTATTTTAATGCGTTCGGCAACTGATATTTGGCCCGGAGGCTTGGGCAGCAGCAGTGATCAATTGGGACATAACATTATGGACCATCATTTGAACGTAGGCGCATCGGGAATGGTTGATGGTTATGAAGATAAATATACTTACGGCCGCCGCGCTAACGGCATTTACATACCGCGCTACCGCAACCTAAATGGCGAAAAACGCGATTATATAAGAGGTTTCGGTTATCAGGGTTCGGCCTCGCGCGAGCGCTGGAGCCGCAACATACCAGAGATGGCCCTTGGCGCAAAATTCAAAGATGAATTGAGCGAGCCGGGCAGTTGGAAAATGGGCATAGGCGGATTTGGAGAAGTACTGCCTTATCATGAAAACCGCATGTGGCTCGATGATACCAAGAAAGATAAGTGGGGCCTATCGGTACCTGCTATTGATGCAGTAGTGCGCGATAACGAGAACAAAATGCGGATCGATATGATGAACGATGCTGCTGAGATGCTGGAAGCTACCGGCCTAAAGAACGTAAACCCATATAACGATCAGGCCGTATTAGGTCGGGGTATACATGAAATGGGCACAGCCCGCATGGGCCGCGATCCAAAATCATCGGTACTTAATGAGTGGAACCAGGTTTGGGATGCTAAAAATGTTTACGTAACGGATGGTGCAGCCATGACATCGGCTGCCTGCCAAAACCCATCGTTAACCTATATGGCACTTACAGCTCGTGCGGCCGATCATGCCGTTTCTGAATTAAAGAAAATGAACATTTAA
- a CDS encoding NUDIX hydrolase, whose product MNVKELFEKGSELAYQSCIPHVSVDCVVFGFHESSLKVLLLKMKGVDKWGLPGGYVKKQEDLDQAAYRILKARTGASNIFLEEFKVFGKVGRSEADMAHLPESFWQRQRFVSVGYYALVNYAEITPVTDRISESCEWKDIDSLPELMMDHREILENALHTLRRNINYSPVGLNLLPREFTMPQLQRLYEIILGKPLHRGNFQRKIHSFNILNKHDANPSKKAHRPPILYSFDTVRYNEALQNGLKQEW is encoded by the coding sequence ATGAATGTTAAGGAGCTATTCGAGAAAGGAAGCGAACTTGCCTACCAGTCGTGTATACCGCATGTATCGGTAGACTGCGTGGTATTTGGCTTCCATGAATCCTCCTTAAAGGTGTTGTTGCTGAAAATGAAGGGTGTGGATAAATGGGGGCTTCCGGGCGGTTACGTTAAAAAGCAGGAAGACCTTGACCAGGCAGCATATCGTATTTTGAAAGCCCGTACCGGTGCTTCAAATATATTTCTTGAAGAGTTTAAGGTGTTTGGCAAAGTGGGCCGCTCTGAAGCCGATATGGCTCACCTGCCCGAAAGCTTTTGGCAACGCCAACGCTTTGTATCGGTGGGCTACTATGCGTTGGTAAATTATGCCGAAATTACACCTGTTACCGACCGCATTTCGGAAAGCTGTGAGTGGAAAGATATTGACAGTTTACCCGAACTTATGATGGACCATAGAGAAATTCTCGAAAATGCGCTCCACACCCTCAGGCGAAACATTAATTATTCGCCCGTTGGGCTCAACCTATTGCCCCGCGAGTTTACCATGCCGCAGTTGCAACGCTTGTATGAAATTATATTAGGCAAACCCCTTCATCGCGGAAACTTTCAGCGCAAAATACACAGCTTCAATATCCTTAATAAGCACGATGCCAACCCGAGTAAAAAAGCGCATCGCCCTCCTATTTTATACAGCTTTGATACCGTGAGATACAATGAGGCCCTCCAAAACGGCCTTAAGCAAGAATGGTAA
- a CDS encoding sugar phosphate isomerase/epimerase family protein, whose product MLTIKGPAIFIAQFIGNDAPFNDLRSIAQWAASLGYKGLQLPTSDARFINLQKAAESKTYADEVKGIVNEAGLEITELSTHTQGQLVAVNPAYNELFNAFAPAHLHTDFTARQQWAVQQVKYAAKASQNLGLKASVTFSGALAWPFVYPWPQRPANLVNDAFDELGRRWKPILDFYDECGIDLCYELHPGEDLHDGITYEMFLDRVGQHKRANLLYDPSHFVLQCLDYLAHIDIYHERIKMMHVKDAEFNPTGKQGVYGGYQNWVDRAGRFRSLGDGQVDFKAVFSKMAQYDFPGWAVLEWECALKHPEDGAREGARFIADHIIHVTDHAFDDFASSGNNPTLNNHILGIQ is encoded by the coding sequence ATGCTAACAATTAAAGGACCCGCCATATTTATTGCTCAATTTATAGGGAATGATGCGCCGTTTAATGATCTTAGATCCATTGCGCAATGGGCTGCCTCATTGGGTTATAAAGGCTTGCAGCTACCTACCAGCGATGCACGGTTCATTAACCTGCAAAAAGCTGCCGAAAGCAAAACTTATGCTGATGAAGTTAAAGGCATTGTAAATGAGGCGGGTTTGGAAATCACCGAACTTTCTACCCATACACAAGGTCAGTTAGTAGCGGTAAATCCTGCATATAATGAGTTGTTTAATGCCTTTGCTCCTGCTCATTTACATACTGATTTTACAGCAAGGCAGCAATGGGCTGTACAGCAGGTAAAATATGCTGCCAAAGCATCACAAAACTTGGGCTTAAAAGCCAGTGTTACTTTTAGTGGGGCACTTGCCTGGCCATTTGTATACCCCTGGCCTCAGCGCCCAGCAAACCTGGTTAATGATGCCTTTGATGAATTAGGCCGCCGCTGGAAACCTATTCTGGATTTTTACGACGAGTGCGGCATCGACCTTTGTTACGAACTGCATCCGGGTGAAGACCTGCATGATGGCATCACTTACGAGATGTTCCTCGACCGGGTTGGGCAGCACAAGCGTGCTAATTTGCTATACGATCCATCGCATTTTGTATTACAATGCCTGGATTATTTAGCCCATATTGATATTTACCACGAGCGCATTAAAATGATGCACGTTAAAGATGCCGAATTCAACCCAACCGGTAAACAAGGCGTTTACGGAGGCTACCAAAACTGGGTTGACCGTGCAGGTCGTTTCCGTTCGTTGGGTGATGGCCAGGTTGACTTTAAAGCCGTGTTCAGCAAAATGGCACAGTATGATTTTCCGGGCTGGGCGGTGCTTGAATGGGAATGCGCACTTAAGCACCCCGAAGATGGTGCCCGCGAAGGTGCCCGTTTTATTGCCGATCATATCATCCACGTAACCGATCATGCTTTTGATGATTTTGCATCATCGGGCAATAATCCCACACTCAACAATCACATATTAGGAATACAATAA
- a CDS encoding Gfo/Idh/MocA family protein: MKLRLGMIGGGQGAFIGAVHRIASRIDDQYELVCGAFSSNAERSKASGIALGITDDRVYATYQELIEKESQLPEDIRAQVISIVTPNHVHFEPAKLALENGFHVILDKPMTLTLQEAKTLKDASDKTGQLLCLTHTYTGYPMVKQARELVAANQIGKVRKVYAQYPQGWLSTLAEGGDNKQATWRTDPSQSGIAGAMGDIGTHAFNLIEYVTGLTVSHLCADINIVVPGRRLDDDGAVLLRFEGGASGVLTATQVAAGAENNVKISVYGESGGVEWQQDDANSLIVRYPDKPAEIWRTGGGYTSTAAMFNSRTPAGHPEGYLEAFANLYRNFALTIKALSNNEEPSAEMLDFPGVNEGVRGMAFIENVIASGKSEQKWTPFTI, encoded by the coding sequence ATGAAATTAAGATTAGGAATGATAGGCGGAGGTCAAGGTGCTTTTATAGGTGCCGTACACCGCATAGCCTCCCGTATAGACGACCAGTATGAGTTGGTTTGCGGCGCATTCAGCAGTAATGCCGAACGTTCCAAAGCCAGTGGCATTGCGCTCGGTATTACCGATGATCGCGTATATGCTACTTATCAGGAACTTATTGAAAAAGAGAGCCAACTTCCCGAAGATATACGTGCACAGGTAATTAGTATTGTTACCCCAAACCATGTGCATTTCGAACCCGCAAAACTGGCGCTCGAGAACGGTTTTCACGTTATTCTTGATAAGCCCATGACGCTTACGTTACAGGAGGCAAAAACATTGAAAGATGCTTCAGATAAAACAGGGCAACTACTCTGCCTTACACATACTTATACGGGCTACCCTATGGTAAAACAGGCACGCGAATTGGTTGCCGCAAACCAAATAGGTAAGGTTCGTAAAGTTTACGCCCAGTACCCGCAGGGCTGGCTAAGTACGCTGGCCGAGGGTGGCGATAATAAACAGGCTACCTGGCGCACCGACCCATCACAAAGCGGCATTGCCGGGGCCATGGGCGATATTGGCACCCATGCTTTTAATTTAATTGAATATGTAACCGGCTTAACCGTAAGTCATTTATGTGCCGATATAAACATTGTGGTTCCGGGTCGCAGGCTGGATGATGACGGCGCTGTACTGCTTCGTTTTGAAGGTGGTGCCAGCGGCGTTTTAACAGCAACCCAGGTAGCGGCCGGTGCCGAAAACAATGTTAAGATAAGCGTATATGGCGAGAGCGGCGGCGTGGAATGGCAACAGGATGATGCCAACTCCCTTATTGTACGCTACCCTGATAAACCTGCCGAAATTTGGCGCACGGGCGGCGGTTACACGTCGACTGCCGCTATGTTTAATTCACGCACCCCTGCCGGGCACCCTGAAGGTTACCTTGAGGCATTTGCAAACCTGTACCGAAACTTTGCTTTAACTATTAAGGCGTTGAGCAATAATGAAGAGCCATCAGCCGAGATGCTTGATTTTCCGGGCGTGAACGAAGGTGTGCGTGGCATGGCATTTATAGAGAATGTGATTGCTTCGGGAAAATCAGAACAAAAGTGGACACCATTTACCATCTAA
- a CDS encoding sugar phosphate isomerase/epimerase family protein translates to MITRRTFIAQAGLISAGLALAPQLLMAKTNKVAGLQLYTLRAQLPTDVKGVIAKVAQAGYKEVEVYGYSKEKGFWGLSPVEFKALLTQHGLTSPSGHYGMDQLLETGSMQEVDDAIAAAKVLGHTYVTMPYINIKFRKTAVDIKKIVEKVNLAAAHIKKAGLKMAYHNHDFELMPVEGVTLYEELLKGTKPNLVDFEMDLYWVVRAGNDPVKWFEKYPGRFTMVHVKDMDKQDNKLNTEVGSGSINFKQIFAKAKLAGVKHYIVEQENFKIDPYLSIAQSNKFLLDKLLS, encoded by the coding sequence ATGATTACCAGAAGAACATTTATAGCTCAAGCCGGCTTAATAAGTGCAGGGCTTGCATTAGCACCTCAATTATTAATGGCTAAAACAAATAAGGTTGCCGGGTTACAGCTATATACCCTGCGTGCGCAATTACCAACTGATGTAAAAGGCGTAATTGCAAAAGTAGCACAGGCAGGTTACAAAGAGGTAGAAGTATATGGTTATAGCAAAGAAAAAGGCTTTTGGGGATTATCGCCCGTTGAATTTAAAGCCTTGTTAACCCAGCACGGTTTAACATCACCAAGCGGCCATTATGGTATGGATCAGCTTTTAGAGACGGGCAGCATGCAGGAGGTTGACGATGCCATAGCTGCAGCCAAAGTTTTAGGGCATACTTATGTCACCATGCCTTATATCAATATCAAATTCCGGAAAACAGCTGTGGATATTAAAAAAATAGTGGAAAAGGTAAATCTTGCTGCCGCTCACATCAAAAAGGCAGGGCTAAAAATGGCTTACCATAATCACGATTTTGAATTGATGCCTGTTGAGGGGGTTACCTTGTACGAAGAATTGTTGAAAGGCACTAAACCTAACCTGGTAGATTTTGAAATGGACCTTTATTGGGTGGTACGTGCGGGCAATGATCCGGTTAAATGGTTTGAGAAATATCCGGGCCGGTTTACCATGGTACACGTAAAAGACATGGATAAGCAGGATAACAAGCTTAATACCGAAGTTGGTTCGGGTTCGATAAATTTTAAACAAATATTTGCTAAAGCCAAACTGGCAGGTGTTAAGCACTATATAGTAGAGCAGGAAAACTTTAAGATAGACCCTTACTTGAGCATTGCTCAAAGCAATAAATTTTTGTTAGATAAACTTTTAAGCTAA
- a CDS encoding hydroxypyruvate isomerase family protein, whose product MSTDRRSAIKNIVAGTAALSTAGVLGNMDAVAQPLQKNMPLKGNINHSACRWCYQDIPLDKLCAEGKKMGLSAIDLVGPKEWDTLKAHGLHSSMCNGAEISLVDGFNDKQFHAHLIKQYSEMIPLVAKAGYTNLICFSGNKRNKSDEEGWANCAEGLKQLMPLAEKHKVVLVMELLNSKLNHKDYQCDRTWWGAELCKKLGSENFKLLYDIYHMQIDEGDVITNIKQYHPYIAHYHTGGVPGRHEIDETQELFYPAIMKAILATGFKGHVAQEFVPTAKDKLTSLQKCIQICDV is encoded by the coding sequence ATGAGTACAGATCGCCGATCGGCCATTAAAAATATTGTTGCCGGTACCGCAGCGCTATCAACAGCCGGGGTATTAGGTAATATGGATGCCGTTGCTCAACCTTTACAAAAAAACATGCCGCTTAAAGGAAACATTAATCACTCAGCCTGCCGCTGGTGCTACCAGGATATACCGCTTGATAAACTTTGCGCCGAGGGCAAAAAAATGGGCCTGAGCGCCATCGATCTGGTTGGTCCCAAAGAGTGGGATACATTGAAAGCCCACGGTTTGCATTCATCAATGTGTAACGGTGCCGAAATTAGCCTGGTAGATGGCTTTAATGATAAGCAGTTTCATGCCCACCTTATAAAACAATACAGCGAAATGATTCCGCTGGTGGCCAAGGCTGGCTATACCAATTTGATTTGTTTTAGCGGCAATAAACGCAATAAAAGCGACGAGGAAGGCTGGGCCAATTGTGCCGAAGGTTTAAAGCAACTCATGCCCTTAGCCGAAAAGCACAAGGTTGTTTTAGTGATGGAGTTATTGAACAGCAAACTTAACCATAAAGATTATCAGTGCGACCGTACCTGGTGGGGTGCCGAACTGTGTAAAAAATTAGGCTCTGAAAATTTCAAATTACTATACGATATATATCACATGCAAATTGATGAGGGCGATGTAATTACCAACATCAAGCAGTATCACCCATATATTGCCCATTACCATACCGGCGGCGTACCCGGCCGTCATGAAATTGATGAAACGCAGGAACTTTTTTACCCGGCTATCATGAAAGCAATTTTAGCCACAGGCTTTAAAGGGCATGTGGCGCAGGAGTTTGTGCCAACCGCTAAAGACAAACTTACCTCACTACAAAAGTGTATACAAATATGTGATGTGTAA
- a CDS encoding 3-keto-disaccharide hydrolase — protein sequence MTNAKIFVLILTASALSLNVSAQQKGKPEDTEAWTPVPVKVEVGKATPMLPPPSDAIVLFNGKGLEEWVSNADRNQPAQWKVTSGEMVVDKSKGNIETKRLFGSYQLHLEWKVPANITGEGQARGNSGLFLASLGKGDPGYELQILDSYQNKTYVNGMAGSIYKQFSPLANASRPPGEWQTYDVIWNAPVFDDSGTIKQPARITVVWNGVVVQNNTSLLGPTQYIGQPSYSIKHGKSAIKLQAHGDKSEPISFRNIWVREL from the coding sequence ATGACTAACGCCAAGATTTTTGTATTGATACTTACCGCCTCTGCCCTGTCTTTAAATGTTAGTGCCCAGCAAAAAGGTAAGCCCGAAGATACCGAGGCATGGACTCCGGTTCCTGTTAAAGTTGAGGTAGGCAAAGCCACACCTATGTTGCCGCCCCCTTCTGATGCCATTGTATTGTTTAACGGTAAGGGGTTGGAAGAATGGGTATCGAATGCCGACCGAAACCAACCCGCTCAATGGAAGGTGACGAGCGGTGAAATGGTGGTCGATAAATCGAAAGGGAACATCGAAACTAAACGATTATTTGGCAGCTACCAGTTACACTTGGAATGGAAAGTACCTGCCAATATTACCGGCGAAGGACAGGCACGCGGCAACAGCGGCCTCTTCCTGGCTTCGTTAGGTAAAGGTGATCCTGGATATGAGTTGCAGATACTCGATTCGTACCAAAACAAAACCTATGTAAATGGGATGGCGGGTAGCATATATAAACAGTTTTCACCACTGGCCAACGCATCACGCCCCCCGGGTGAATGGCAAACTTACGATGTAATTTGGAACGCCCCCGTATTTGATGATAGCGGCACGATTAAACAACCAGCAAGAATTACCGTGGTATGGAACGGCGTGGTTGTTCAAAACAATACCTCACTTTTAGGACCTACGCAATACATCGGCCAGCCATCATACTCAATTAAACATGGCAAAAGTGCTATTAAATTACAAGCCCACGGCGATAAAAGCGAACCAATAAGTTTTAGAAATATTTGGGTAAGAGAATTGTGA
- a CDS encoding gluconate 2-dehydrogenase subunit 3 family protein — MMNRRDALNRVALLVGGSVIGADFFLSGCKTGSSVNTDDLFDKGTQAFMNEVADTILPRTETPGAKDANVGGFMAIMVRDCYEDRDQKVFKEGLKKLNEACEKKFKLGFVEASPEQRTALLVDLDKEQAAYSKTKEKEAPNHYFTMIKQLTLLGYFTSEIGCTKAQRYLPVPGKYVGDYPYKKGDKAWALA, encoded by the coding sequence ATGATGAACAGACGAGACGCTTTAAACCGTGTAGCCTTATTGGTTGGCGGTTCAGTTATAGGAGCCGATTTCTTTTTATCGGGTTGCAAAACCGGGAGTTCGGTTAATACCGATGATCTTTTTGACAAGGGAACCCAGGCATTTATGAATGAAGTTGCCGATACCATTTTACCCCGAACCGAAACGCCGGGAGCCAAAGATGCCAACGTAGGCGGATTCATGGCCATTATGGTACGCGATTGCTATGAGGATAGAGACCAAAAAGTATTTAAAGAGGGTTTAAAAAAATTAAATGAAGCCTGTGAGAAAAAATTCAAGTTGGGCTTTGTAGAAGCCTCGCCCGAGCAACGCACAGCGTTGCTGGTTGATTTGGATAAGGAACAGGCCGCTTACAGTAAAACCAAAGAAAAAGAGGCACCTAACCACTATTTTACCATGATAAAACAACTTACGCTGCTGGGTTATTTTACCTCGGAAATAGGCTGCACCAAGGCACAGCGTTATTTGCCTGTACCGGGTAAATACGTTGGCGATTATCCTTACAAAAAGGGCGATAAAGCATGGGCGCTTGCATAA
- a CDS encoding c-type cytochrome, producing MKKTFFSIAIASICLAAASCGGSSSGDKISTDTTHGTDQNAVAQNSNAAQDTAGSIGTENTATSVSTKSKGAALIASSDCLSCHKEHDKLVGPSYTEVAAKYTDKDIDMLADKIIKGGSGSFGEVPMSPHPAVSVDDAKEMVKYILTVK from the coding sequence ATGAAAAAAACGTTTTTTTCTATCGCTATCGCATCTATTTGTTTAGCTGCCGCATCATGCGGAGGTTCATCATCGGGCGATAAGATCAGCACCGATACCACTCACGGAACGGATCAGAATGCTGTTGCGCAAAACTCTAATGCCGCCCAGGATACTGCCGGCAGCATTGGTACCGAAAATACAGCAACCAGTGTGTCCACCAAATCAAAAGGAGCCGCACTCATCGCATCATCAGATTGTTTAAGCTGCCACAAGGAACACGATAAGCTGGTTGGCCCGTCATACACCGAGGTAGCCGCCAAATACACTGATAAAGATATTGATATGCTTGCCGATAAAATTATCAAAGGCGGTTCGGGCAGTTTTGGCGAGGTGCCTATGTCGCCGCACCCGGCTGTTTCGGTTGATGATGCTAAAGAAATGGTTAAATACATACTCACTGTCAAATAA
- a CDS encoding adenylate/guanylate cyclase domain-containing protein, with translation MAKILVVDDEADLEILVKQKFRKKIRENIYEFVFAQNGEEALERVKEHADIDIVLSDINMPVMDGLTLLSRLPDANPMLKAVVVSAYGDMQSIRSAMNRGAFDFVCKPVDFDDLDLTMQKTIEHVKQLQETIKAIKENNILKMYVDENVLNFMTHKEFENSLLKNEQINGTVMFLDVCGFTAITEQVPPNTVVELLNSLFDRIVKEIIAQGGHVDKFMGDAVMAVFRGDYHLDRAIDTALAVRAQMNSIQPIQVGDKTFEAHISVGINSGEMVSGNIGSASLKRLDYTVIGDSVNLAQRLQSVAKAGQIVITENVYEQVKESFNCELLGEVNLKNKSNQYTVYQVVE, from the coding sequence ATGGCTAAAATACTGGTTGTAGATGATGAAGCAGACCTGGAAATACTGGTTAAGCAAAAGTTCCGAAAAAAGATCAGGGAAAATATATATGAGTTTGTATTTGCTCAAAACGGTGAAGAGGCCTTAGAAAGAGTAAAGGAACATGCTGATATTGATATTGTATTAAGCGACATTAATATGCCCGTAATGGACGGCCTTACCCTGCTTAGCCGTTTGCCCGATGCCAATCCAATGCTTAAAGCTGTTGTGGTTTCGGCCTATGGCGATATGCAAAGCATCCGTTCGGCCATGAACCGTGGTGCTTTTGATTTTGTGTGCAAACCGGTTGATTTTGACGACCTGGATTTAACCATGCAAAAAACTATTGAGCATGTTAAACAATTGCAGGAAACCATTAAAGCCATTAAGGAAAACAACATCCTGAAGATGTACGTGGATGAAAACGTGCTCAACTTTATGACGCATAAAGAATTTGAGAACAGTTTACTCAAAAATGAACAGATAAACGGCACCGTTATGTTTTTGGATGTTTGTGGCTTTACGGCCATAACCGAACAGGTACCACCCAATACCGTTGTTGAGCTATTAAACAGCCTTTTTGACCGTATAGTTAAGGAAATTATAGCACAGGGCGGTCACGTTGATAAATTTATGGGCGATGCCGTTATGGCCGTATTTCGTGGAGACTACCATTTGGATAGGGCTATTGATACCGCCCTGGCAGTAAGGGCACAGATGAACTCCATTCAACCTATACAAGTTGGCGATAAAACTTTTGAGGCCCATATATCGGTAGGTATCAATTCGGGCGAAATGGTATCGGGAAATATCGGCTCGGCATCACTAAAAAGACTCGATTACACTGTAATTGGCGATTCGGTTAACCTTGCACAACGGCTGCAATCGGTAGCCAAAGCGGGGCAAATTGTAATTACCGAAAACGTTTACGAGCAGGTAAAAGAGTCATTTAATTGCGAACTATTGGGCGAAGTTAATTTGAAAAATAAATCCAACCAATACACAGTTTATCAAGTAGTTGAATAA